A window of Dehalococcoidia bacterium contains these coding sequences:
- a CDS encoding methylenetetrahydrofolate reductase produces the protein MLKSARFEVIPMKGVIEEAVTLPAGSVITVTASPRKGIEATIMLSEELAARGFRVVPHLTARQVRDKSHLLDIVDRLSAGGFKDVFIIGGDITEPVGTYDSSSALIADMVEMGNRPRRIGVAAYPEGHPLINREVLMRALKDKQPFVNYMVTQICFDAQTIGKWLADVRANGITLPVYIGIPGILKRSRLLEISLKVGVGDSTRFLKNHWGMIARILQNDLYKPDDLMKKITGLIKDRSVAGFHIYTFNQCLSIRKWRQRALQRYRT, from the coding sequence ATGCTCAAAAGCGCGCGCTTTGAAGTCATCCCCATGAAAGGCGTGATCGAGGAGGCAGTGACACTACCTGCCGGATCGGTTATTACAGTGACTGCCTCGCCCCGCAAGGGCATTGAAGCCACTATTATGCTTTCTGAGGAACTGGCGGCGCGGGGATTTCGTGTGGTGCCCCACCTCACAGCGCGGCAGGTACGTGATAAGTCTCACTTGCTGGATATTGTGGACAGACTGTCAGCGGGCGGCTTTAAGGATGTCTTCATAATCGGCGGTGACATTACCGAACCGGTGGGGACCTATGATTCGTCAAGCGCGCTGATAGCCGACATGGTTGAGATGGGCAACCGCCCACGACGTATAGGTGTGGCCGCTTATCCGGAGGGACATCCGCTTATTAATCGTGAAGTCTTGATGCGGGCGCTTAAGGACAAACAGCCATTTGTAAATTATATGGTTACGCAGATTTGTTTCGATGCGCAGACCATCGGCAAATGGCTGGCGGACGTTAGGGCAAACGGTATCACACTGCCTGTATACATCGGCATTCCAGGCATATTGAAGCGCTCCAGGCTGCTGGAGATATCGCTGAAGGTGGGTGTTGGTGATTCCACACGGTTTTTAAAAAACCACTGGGGTATGATAGCCAGAATATTGCAGAATGATTTGTACAAGCCGGATGACCTGATGAAGAAAATCACAGGATTAATTAAAGACCGGTCTGTAGCCGGATTTCATATATATACATTCAATCAGTGTCTCTCAATCAGAAAATGGCGACAGAGGGCTTTACAGCGATACAGGACTTAA
- a CDS encoding FHA domain-containing protein, producing MNLKMTTFTLAAVLLIGSAMLLQSTPALADDNVTVNVVVEQTVIVEQSADILPPLPPPPPPPPPAPPAPVVLPAPPLPPAPPPPYPPMPPMYPPAPAPAYYNPYPYYNTYPYCCEYRWSRYVVPEVIVVTQPLPQVQVQPVVQPQVNYDPPPVINSFAADPSYIQPGQTVSLTWTVSDVLERAIEVTITPDIGTVSSSGSYTVSPAETTTYTLTATNVDGSVSANATVTVAPLVAASTFTTGTEAAAGQSGLIGGSWLLYVLLFGLLSAAAVVAIVLISRKPRPAYAGTHTNYQTQAATGIETGTSHAKTAAGAKFMTTDGESVSVTGKAGFMGRNDFLSMLKPAKADLISRQHLHIERKDNEYYIEDHGSTNGTRLNGSSITGKGSHLLKNNDIIDLGGALSLTFKA from the coding sequence ATGAATTTAAAAATGACGACCTTTACCCTGGCAGCAGTGTTACTGATCGGTTCGGCAATGCTGCTCCAATCCACGCCGGCGCTGGCTGACGATAACGTGACCGTTAATGTGGTCGTAGAGCAAACTGTGATCGTAGAACAATCAGCAGATATTCTACCGCCATTGCCACCGCCACCGCCACCGCCGCCGCCCGCACCCCCGGCGCCGGTTGTACTTCCTGCTCCCCCGCTTCCGCCTGCACCACCGCCCCCGTATCCGCCTATGCCGCCGATGTATCCTCCGGCGCCCGCCCCGGCGTACTACAACCCGTATCCTTACTACAACACATATCCATACTGCTGTGAATACAGGTGGTCCAGATACGTAGTGCCTGAAGTTATAGTGGTTACACAGCCCCTGCCCCAGGTTCAAGTTCAACCTGTGGTCCAACCCCAGGTAAACTATGACCCTCCGCCGGTCATAAACTCCTTCGCTGCAGATCCGAGTTACATACAACCGGGGCAGACGGTCAGCCTGACCTGGACCGTTAGCGATGTCCTGGAGAGAGCGATCGAAGTCACTATTACGCCTGACATAGGTACGGTTTCCAGTTCCGGCTCATATACCGTGAGCCCGGCTGAAACAACCACTTATACGCTTACCGCCACCAATGTCGACGGCAGCGTGAGCGCCAACGCCACCGTGACCGTCGCGCCCCTGGTTGCAGCTTCCACATTTACCACCGGCACGGAGGCCGCCGCCGGCCAAAGCGGATTGATAGGCGGTTCATGGCTGCTGTACGTCCTGCTGTTCGGACTTTTATCCGCGGCTGCCGTTGTAGCTATTGTGCTCATTTCCAGAAAGCCGCGCCCGGCATATGCAGGAACTCACACAAACTATCAGACCCAGGCTGCAACGGGAATTGAGACGGGTACATCTCATGCTAAAACTGCTGCCGGGGCGAAATTCATGACAACCGATGGGGAATCCGTTTCAGTAACCGGCAAGGCCGGATTCATGGGAAGGAATGATTTCCTCTCCATGTTAAAACCGGCCAAGGCAGACCTCATCTCCAGGCAGCACCTGCATATCGAGCGTAAAGATAACGAGTACTACATTGAAGATCACGGCAGCACCAACGGCACCAGGTTAAACGGATCCAGTATTACAGGCAAAGGTAGCCACCTGTTGAAGAATAACGACATTATCGATCTCGGTGGCGCCCTTTCACTCACTTTCAAAGCGTAA
- a CDS encoding AMP-binding protein produces MKYSDRPWTKEYNDWVVKDPVIPDKTYKDFLEESFKNNPDRPAMYFMGKTITFKELDDLSSRFANFLSRLGYGPGDVVSILTPNIPQNQIANVGTALAGCIAQGISILLTPKEMAYQLNQSGARVLVIWDVIFEQKFLQIAEQVPDLKHIVVCSLDDYLPPVKRVLGNLLKKLPKGKVVPVPSKTVQGFKEMLANHLPRRPRVEVKPEDTCLIQYTGGTTGVPKGAEITHRNLVCCLVVMKNWLDLKERDEVYCSAFPFFHIAGLFVGMINLIMGNPQILIPDPRNPKHFCSEYSKYHPTGSANVPTIYMTLLNTPAFRNADHSRCKAFISAASPLPEQLLYDLEAVVGKGKVLELFGMTETMVTAMDQPKKKKKIGSVGLPWPQYRIKVVDLETGENEVDIGKEGELIVQGAGVMKGYWNRPDETAQTLRTLQDGQWLFTGDIVRMDEEGYLYVVDRVKDMIDVRGFNVFSREVEDVLYQHPAVEVCAVVGAPDPKREGTNLVRAVIQLRPEYLTRDSNELAGEITEHCKSNLAHYKVPATVEFIQQMPLTSLMKINKKALRVKQ; encoded by the coding sequence GTGAAATACAGTGACAGGCCGTGGACCAAAGAATACAACGATTGGGTGGTGAAGGATCCGGTTATTCCAGATAAGACCTATAAAGATTTTCTGGAGGAAAGCTTCAAGAATAATCCGGACCGTCCGGCGATGTACTTTATGGGGAAGACAATTACATTTAAAGAACTGGATGATTTATCAAGCCGCTTCGCTAATTTTTTGTCCCGGCTGGGTTATGGACCCGGGGATGTTGTTTCCATCCTGACTCCCAACATCCCTCAGAATCAGATTGCCAATGTCGGGACTGCTCTCGCCGGCTGCATCGCTCAGGGAATTTCAATTCTTCTTACTCCCAAGGAGATGGCATACCAGTTAAATCAGTCCGGCGCCAGAGTACTGGTCATCTGGGATGTGATATTCGAGCAGAAATTCCTGCAAATTGCCGAGCAGGTACCCGATCTTAAACATATTGTCGTCTGTTCTCTCGATGATTATCTTCCCCCGGTTAAACGAGTACTGGGTAACCTGCTTAAAAAGCTACCCAAAGGGAAGGTTGTTCCCGTTCCCTCCAAAACAGTGCAGGGCTTCAAGGAAATGCTCGCTAACCACCTGCCCCGGAGACCCCGGGTTGAAGTTAAACCCGAAGACACCTGCCTGATTCAATATACTGGCGGCACCACGGGAGTGCCAAAAGGAGCAGAGATAACTCACCGCAACCTCGTCTGTTGCCTTGTTGTTATGAAAAACTGGCTGGACCTCAAGGAGAGGGATGAAGTTTACTGCTCTGCTTTCCCCTTCTTTCATATAGCCGGCTTATTTGTCGGTATGATTAATTTAATAATGGGAAATCCTCAGATCCTCATCCCGGACCCCAGGAATCCCAAGCATTTTTGCTCGGAGTACAGCAAATACCATCCTACAGGCAGTGCCAATGTCCCAACTATTTACATGACCCTCTTGAATACACCCGCATTCAGGAACGCCGACCATTCAAGATGTAAGGCCTTTATATCCGCCGCGTCTCCTCTTCCCGAACAGCTTCTGTATGACCTTGAAGCGGTTGTGGGTAAAGGCAAGGTGCTGGAATTGTTTGGCATGACTGAGACCATGGTAACCGCCATGGACCAGCCTAAAAAGAAAAAGAAGATCGGCTCTGTCGGTTTACCCTGGCCGCAATACCGGATCAAGGTGGTAGATCTTGAAACCGGAGAGAATGAGGTGGATATCGGTAAAGAGGGTGAGTTGATCGTACAGGGCGCCGGTGTGATGAAAGGTTACTGGAATAGGCCCGATGAAACTGCACAAACACTCAGGACCCTTCAGGACGGGCAATGGTTATTCACCGGAGATATAGTGCGGATGGATGAGGAGGGTTATTTGTACGTTGTCGACCGTGTCAAAGATATGATAGACGTACGCGGTTTCAACGTCTTTTCCAGGGAAGTGGAAGACGTCCTTTACCAACATCCGGCGGTCGAGGTATGCGCTGTGGTAGGCGCACCCGATCCCAAGCGTGAAGGTACCAATTTAGTCAGGGCAGTCATTCAACTACGGCCGGAATATCTTACCCGGGATTCAAACGAACTGGCCGGCGAGATCACGGAACACTGTAAGAGTAACCTGGCTCACTATAAAGTGCCGGCTACGGTTGAGTTTATCCAGCAGATGCCTCTGACATCGCTGATGAAGATTAATAAAAAAGCATTACGTGTTAAACAATAA
- a CDS encoding radical SAM protein, with translation MKIAIIAPPYPLEEAPSPPLGVTYVAAACEQAGCEVRIFDYIVRRYTKEKLAAELDEFAPDVVGATSVTMNFKGAAAIIKDVKRHNPAIITMMGGPHISYDWANTLINYPEIDLIVVGEGEDTLLELLPVIRDHVAWDKVKGIAFRKDGRAHFTGARGFIEDLDTLPVPARHLLPVSRYLALGFPVSIITSRGCPNRCIFCLGRRMVGHKVRYRTPRLIVDEIEDIIAYGFTRINIADDLFTSNKVRVQAFCDELKLRGIKIAWSAFARVNTVDVEVLSIMREAGCDTVSFGIESGNAEMLKRVKKGITLEQAVKAVQACKKSGINAFASFVIGLPGESPQTMADTRTFAEGLGIDCGFHLLAPFPGTTIREEQEKYDIEILTDDWDLYDANVPIVRTSRMSETYAADFMDAYEAPHRDLWDYVVKRYEKGICTDDEGLRVAGHNRMHLIFKLLSTDLIERHGVFNNGDSSVQVLAERITQQTGAQPKLVRDTLQQLSDAGYIKSLAEAATTRWYWTHNNRSDGEY, from the coding sequence ATGAAGATCGCCATCATCGCCCCCCCCTATCCCCTCGAGGAAGCCCCGTCTCCACCTCTGGGCGTCACATATGTCGCTGCCGCCTGTGAGCAGGCCGGTTGCGAGGTCAGGATATTCGATTATATCGTGCGTCGTTACACGAAGGAAAAGCTCGCAGCCGAACTCGACGAATTCGCACCTGATGTGGTAGGCGCCACCTCGGTAACGATGAACTTCAAAGGCGCTGCGGCAATTATCAAGGACGTCAAGCGCCACAATCCAGCTATTATCACTATGATGGGCGGACCGCATATATCCTACGATTGGGCTAATACCCTGATAAATTACCCGGAAATCGATTTAATCGTCGTGGGCGAAGGCGAAGATACCTTACTTGAACTCCTGCCGGTCATCCGGGATCATGTAGCCTGGGATAAGGTTAAGGGTATTGCCTTCCGCAAGGATGGACGGGCACATTTCACCGGTGCACGTGGCTTTATCGAGGATCTCGATACATTGCCGGTGCCGGCGCGCCACCTGTTGCCTGTATCCCGTTACCTGGCACTGGGCTTCCCGGTCAGCATCATCACATCGCGAGGCTGTCCAAACCGGTGCATCTTCTGTTTGGGCCGGCGCATGGTCGGCCATAAGGTTCGCTACCGCACTCCGCGACTAATCGTGGATGAGATCGAGGACATCATCGCCTACGGATTCACACGCATCAACATTGCAGATGACCTATTCACCTCCAACAAGGTCCGCGTGCAGGCCTTCTGCGATGAACTCAAACTCCGCGGCATTAAGATTGCCTGGAGCGCCTTCGCTCGTGTGAACACAGTGGATGTTGAGGTACTCTCCATTATGCGCGAGGCGGGCTGCGATACCGTGAGCTTCGGGATCGAGTCCGGCAACGCCGAGATGCTCAAACGCGTGAAAAAAGGAATCACCCTGGAACAGGCTGTTAAAGCAGTGCAAGCCTGCAAGAAAAGCGGTATCAACGCATTTGCCTCGTTCGTGATCGGCCTGCCCGGCGAGAGCCCGCAGACCATGGCTGATACCCGTACCTTTGCCGAGGGACTGGGCATCGATTGCGGCTTTCACCTTCTTGCGCCGTTTCCCGGGACCACCATCAGGGAGGAGCAGGAAAAATACGACATCGAGATCCTCACAGACGACTGGGATCTGTATGATGCCAATGTCCCCATCGTGCGCACTTCCCGGATGAGTGAAACCTATGCCGCCGATTTCATGGATGCTTATGAAGCCCCGCACCGTGATCTTTGGGACTATGTAGTCAAAAGGTATGAAAAGGGAATATGTACTGATGACGAAGGCCTGCGCGTGGCCGGCCATAACCGCATGCACCTAATCTTCAAACTGCTGAGTACCGATCTCATCGAGCGACATGGCGTTTTCAACAATGGCGATTCCAGCGTGCAGGTCCTGGCCGAACGGATTACACAGCAGACCGGAGCACAGCCAAAACTCGTACGAGACACCCTGCAGCAGCTCAGCGATGCCGGTTACATAAAGTCCCTGGCCGAGGCCGCAACCACACGCTGGTACTGGACACATAACAACCGTTCTGACGGGGAATATTGA
- a CDS encoding DUF3096 domain-containing protein, with the protein MSLGVSKWVLGVIAIVAGLLCLFWFSALQWIVGIFLIVWGIITLLEKK; encoded by the coding sequence ATGTCATTAGGTGTGAGCAAGTGGGTCCTGGGTGTTATCGCCATCGTCGCCGGTCTTCTCTGCCTCTTCTGGTTCTCCGCTCTGCAGTGGATCGTTGGCATCTTCCTGATCGTCTGGGGCATCATCACACTGCTGGAAAAGAAATAG
- a CDS encoding TenA family protein, protein MKNLKIIAVVRILLCLLFVVLTGCSAPAPADTGKTVASSVMDNPEPPRSLMQQIWEENDPLYQKILALPYNQELLSGKLDEAVFREYIIQDYHFCQNYKKVHAILLAKAPDEKAAKLMLNYIKLIDFEIESLHATYFKTYGITEKELTDPTELPSTELYNAYLVKTATLEPFEVGLMATLPCHWVYYQVGIDMKKAEQVTGNKYQAWIDQYGTTPWEKSEVKKVVDLAEEYVQAANDETRLKMVNAFVIAMKLEYMFWDGVYNRVTWIK, encoded by the coding sequence ATGAAAAACCTGAAAATTATTGCTGTTGTACGGATTCTATTGTGCCTGCTGTTCGTTGTGCTGACCGGCTGCAGTGCCCCCGCCCCTGCTGATACGGGTAAGACGGTCGCCTCCAGCGTGATGGACAATCCTGAGCCTCCCAGGTCCCTTATGCAGCAAATCTGGGAGGAGAATGATCCTTTATATCAAAAAATCCTGGCCCTTCCATATAATCAGGAGCTACTCAGCGGCAAACTCGATGAAGCGGTATTCCGTGAATACATCATCCAGGATTATCATTTCTGCCAAAACTATAAAAAGGTTCACGCAATTCTGCTTGCCAAAGCTCCTGACGAGAAGGCAGCGAAATTAATGCTCAATTATATTAAGCTGATAGATTTCGAGATTGAATCGCTTCACGCAACCTACTTTAAGACATACGGGATAACCGAAAAGGAGCTTACAGATCCGACGGAACTTCCCAGCACGGAGCTCTACAACGCATACCTGGTCAAGACTGCAACACTTGAGCCGTTTGAGGTGGGTTTAATGGCAACTTTACCCTGCCATTGGGTCTACTACCAGGTCGGCATCGACATGAAGAAGGCGGAACAGGTGACGGGAAACAAATATCAGGCATGGATTGACCAGTATGGGACAACGCCCTGGGAGAAGAGCGAGGTAAAAAAAGTCGTGGACCTGGCCGAGGAATACGTGCAGGCCGCCAATGATGAAACCAGGCTTAAAATGGTGAATGCCTTTGTGATTGCTATGAAGCTGGAATACATGTTCTGGGATGGAGTTTACAACAGGGTGACGTGGATAAAGTAA